The Oscillatoria salina IIICB1 genomic sequence TTCTAGATCTTGTCAATCTCGCATTTTTAAGCTGGATTTCGTTAAAGAAAGCCAGCTTTTTTTTGGAAATAAAATAGTAAATAGTAGGGAGAAAAAAATACCTACTATTTACTAACATTCTTACTCAGGATTTCTGCTAACGAATGTACTCTTTGAGGATGCTATTACGATTTGGGTGGCGAAGTTTGCGTAAAGCTTTAGCTTCAATTTGGCGGATGCGTTCGCGAGTGACATTAAAAATTTGACCGATTTCTTCCAAAGTTTTCATCCGTCCGTCATCTAAGCCATAACGCAAGCGCAAAACATCTCGTTCGCGGGGGCTAAGAGTATCGAGGACATTTTCGAGGTCTTCGCGAAGAAGATTTTTGGAAACTTGGTCTTCTGGGGTTTCGCCATCAGCTTCGATAAAGTCTCCGAGTCGAGAATCTTCTTCTTTCCCGATGGGGGTTTCCAGAGAAATAGGAAGTTGAGCCGATTTAGCGATAAATCGCAGTTTTTCGATGGTCATTTCCATACGAGTAGCGATTTCTTCCTCTGTGGGTTTACGCCCCATTTCTTGAGAGAGAATTTTCGTAGTTTTCTTAATTCGGGAAATAGTTTCGTACAGATGAACTGGAAGACGAATAGTGCGAGACTGATCGGCGATCGCGCGAGTTATTGCTTGACGAATCCACCAAGTAGCGTAGGTAGAGAACTTATATCCCTTTTCGTGATCGAACTTTTCAGCAGCGCGGATTAAACCTAGGGAACCCTCTTGAATCAAATCCTGAAAAGATAAACCGCGATTCATGTACTTTTTAGCAATGGAAACCACCAAACGGAGGTTGGACTGAACCATTTTATCTTTAGCCCGTCTGCCGATGTGAAGACGACGGCGAAACTGATTTAAGTCCATTTCTACTTCTGAAGCCCATTCGCGATCGCTTGGTTCGCGATCTAAGCGATCGAAAAGTCTTTCACGAATGCGCTCTAATTCCAGTAAATCGGCTATTTTACGAGCGAGTTCAATTTCTTCATCTGCACGGAGAAGTCGAATGCGACCTATTTCTTGCAGATAAACGCGAATTGAGTCTTCAGTATAAGGTTTCTTTTTATTTTGCTCTCGACGACGATTATTAGCAAGTTTCCGTTTTCGATTCGTCGATGCTACCTCTGCGGCTACTGAGGCTTCGAGTAATTCCTCTCGATCCAGTCCATCTGTATCATCGTCAATTAAAATTTCTAACTCGTTCTGAGTATCTGTAATAGTTGCGAGTACGTTGTTGGCTTGCGTCATGCCTTTTTCCTCTTGCTCCTTCAGTTCAATACCAGAAGATTGTGTCGCTCGATGCACCTCTACGAGCAGTTGTTTTTTTTGTCTTTGTTTACTAACCATTTAACACCAGACATTACTAGCAAATACTGACTAGATTGATTTATTTTTTTGCCTAGCTGTGAGTATGAATAAGATGCTAGCCATATGCGTGTTAAGGTGCCAGAAAATTTTTAGAAGACTTTTCCGATTGTAGCCTTTCTTACAAAAATTGGGGTGAGGCTCTTAGTTTAATTTTTTATGTAGGAGCCAAATTCAAGGGCATCTGCATGATTGATTGAGTTGACACACCCATAGCGATCGCTCTCCTCAAAATAGGTTATAGCTAGACCCAACTACAATGTCGTTGTTACTTGGATTTTGGTTAATGTGTTTTTTGCCTTGCCGTTTATAGTTTCGATTGACCGCTCGATTAGAGCTTGAGGAGCTAAATTACTCTTCTAGCTCTTTGGTTCGCGCCAATAATTACTAGGTAAGTTTGTTGCCATTCTCTCATTAACCGCTTCCACTATAGTCTTAAAAACTAATCATCGTCAGATAATTAGTTTTGATAGCTTCAGCCATTTTAATTAATTTCACCACAAACGACAGCCTCCAGTAACAATTTTTTTGTTAAACTTAGTTGTTTAACTCAGGTAAGAGAACATTTGTACGATTGTGATTTCTCTACCCGACCACTACGTTAGCAAAATATTTTGGTTGCGGGTTGATTTTTGAGAGAATAAGTTAAAAAAGCTTCAGTCCTTGGGTAGAAAAAAAACTCCTTACTCTCAAAACCAAGGATTAATGCTGGTGACAGAACTTTTGGAGAGTAACAAAGCGATAGCCTTCTTGCAATAGTTGTGGAATCAACTCAGCAGTAGTAGCAGCAACATCTTGTCCTCCATAATAACCATCATGGAGAACAATGAGCGCTCCAGAATGTACTTGTCGCATTACTCGTTTGACAACTAGAGGTATTCCAGGAGATACCCAATCTTCGGGAACTACACTCCACATCACCGGACGATAGTTCCAGGAATGTAGTAATTTCAAGGTTTGAGGAGTAAAAAAACCGTTAGGAGGTCGGACATGGCGAATTTGGTTAGGATCGAGAGGAGTAGCTTTGGCGATCGCGTTTTGAGTTTGGCGGAGACTTTGCTTTAATTCTTCAGCACTGAGTAAGGGAAATGAGCGATGGTGATAGCCGTGGAGTCCGATCCAATGACCGAGATCGTAAACTTGATTGGCGATCGCCGGATACCTCTCGACACAAATTCCTAACCAGAAAAAACTGGCTTTGATTTGGTATTTATCCAGTACCTGCAAAAGCTGAGGTGTATACTCCGGATGAGGTCCGTCGTCAAAGGTAAGAGCGATTTCTGGGACATCAGGAGAACCCCTCCACAGACAATTAGGGAAAGTCGGTTTGAGAATGCGATACAACAGAGGATAAAGGTTCGCAAACTGGATTTTTGATTTATTCATTGCGGAATTGAAGATTAATCTCGGACGCCAATGCTGATGCTAGCGATAAATGACAATCTTGCTGACGAATTTTACCTTCTCCTGAGCCATTTTTAGTTATTAGTTCCTACTCTTTAGTCTTTTTTCCCAGAAAAGTCATTCACTGATTACTGTCTCTGCTGTAATTGGTAACGCCAAATAAGCACTATGCCACAATACCGCCTTTTCCGCCAAACTGCTTCCCTGAAAATCGGCGCAGCGATCGCGACAATTATTTTAGCTGTTACTGCTGGTTTGACTCAGATTTTAGCGATCGCTCAAAAACCAGAAGCGAAACGCTCATCTTCCCCAACCGCAGACGCTTCCGAATCAATCGCCCCATGCTCTTTCGGAGATAATTTCGAGCAAGCCAGACAAAAAGCTTTCCTTGCTGAAAATTTAGCGCGATCGGCACAAACTGCTCAAGATTGGAATTTAGTTATTTTGCGCTGGATTCAAGCAATTGAAGGAATGCAGGCTGTTTCTTTATCTAGTCCCAAACGAGCTTTTGCCGAGCAAAAAGTCAGCGAATATCAACATAATTTAGCGATCGCTCAACTCAAAGCTGCACGAGTGCGTCAGCAACTGCCTTTTGAGAGTTTTAACAGTCAATTTTTCGACGAACAACTGTTATTGTATTTGTCGTACACCGCCGCGATGGGAGCGCCAGATATTTTAATTGTTGGTAGTTCTCGCGCTGTACAAGGGGTAGATCCTCATCAACTGGAGTACGACTTAGCTACTCAGGGAAGGGAAGGTTTAAAAATCTTTAATTTTGGGATCAATGGTGCGACTACTCAAGTGGTGGACGCGATCTTGCGGCAAATAGTTCCCGAAGATCGGCAGCCCAAGTTAATTATTTGGGCGGATGGCTTGCGTTCGTTTAACAGTGGACGAAAAGACCTAACTTATCAGGGACTTGTTGCTTCTAGAGGCTATCAAGCTTTAAGCGCCGGAATTCGTCCTCAACTAGCAATTGAACCAGATTTAACTAACCCTGAGTGTGACTTAATTCCCTTCAACTCAATTTCGCGATCATCGCCCAATCGCTCCTATTCTCGCCAAAAGTCCTCTCAGCAGCTTATTTTTAGCCCTTCTTTGCGCGAAACTATCCTTTCAGCAACTTTTTTACCTAAACCTAGCAAGATCGCCTTGGCTGCGGAAATAATCGGCACTAATGCCAATGGATTTTTACCGATCGAGACTCGTTTCGATCCTGCCACTTACTACCAAGAGAATTCTCGCGTACCTGGTAATTATGACGCAGATTATCTCAATTTCAATTTAAATGGCGAACAAACTGCGGCTCTTAACCGAATCGTCGCTCATAGCAAAAAGCACAACATTCCTTTAGTTTTCGTCAATATTCCTTTATCTAACGAATATCTCGACGAAATACGTTTAGCTTACGAAGAAGAATTTAGCCAGTGGATGCAGCAACAAGCTGATACCCAAGGCTTTACTTTTATCGATTTGCTGAGCAAGTGGGGTGACGAAAACAGCTATTTTCAAGATCCTAGTCATCTCAATCGCTACGGAGCAATTGCGGTTGCTCGCGAATTGGCTACTCATCCGGAAATTCAGTTTCCAATCACCAATCCCTAATCAACAATCTCCAACTCCTGATGGTGGAAACGATGCTTGAGATTAACTGGAATCTGAAGTGGTTGAGAATCTTTGGGGATCGAACCAGTTTTGTTTAACGCTTGAAGTCCTTCTAAAATTGCATCTTGAATGAAAATTTCTTGCTCTTGGGAGAGCATCAGGCGAAAATATTCAGCGACAGAAGTGCGATCGCGATCGCTAGTTTTGATATTGGTAACGAAATGAGTTAGCTGACGTACGGCAATCAGGCGTTTGAGGGGATCGGGTTGGGTTAAGTTTTGTAGTAGTTGCTCGAAGTTTCTTTCAGTTCGATAAATTTGACGAGCGATAATTTGCCAAATAAGTAGGGCTAGGGTAATTAAAGTGCCAAAACCTTGCAAAATTGCGCCTGTAGCTAACCAACGGTTTTCTATTTGTATCCACAGACAAGTCGCGGTGTAAGTAGTTATTGTTGCTAATCCACCACTTCCGACGGCTAGGGTTAGTTTTCCGTGGGAACTACGCAAAAATTGCTGTAAATCTGACCAAGAAATGCGCCAGTTTGAATTTTGCAGTGAGTAAACCAGTAACATGATTGCGATCCCCACCACAGTCGCGATCGCTAATTTCCAGTTACAAACTAGCATCGCAACAAAGGCGAGCGGACAAATTAGCCAAATAGTCAAACTACGAAGTTGATTTAAAGAGTTTCGTTTCCAGGGCTTGGTTAGATTTACTCTTCGCCGACGAACAGATTTAGATGCTCGTCCTTTACGCCCGTATTTCGGGGAACAAAGCCGAGAAAAAGTTTTCAATGCTCTACTTTTGAATTTTAACTGTGGGGAAGAGCTATAACTGAGGTTGAGAATTTGCTTCCACCAAAATAACGCCTGTGCCACGGGGATTTCCTTGCTCGATCGCGATCTGATTATTTTCCCAGTCAGTAATGGTCTGCTACTAGGATACAGGCTTGGTGTCACAAAATCATAACTGTTAAAAAGCAAAGCTGAGGTCATCAATAGTAAGTTGACCGTCAAAGGCGTAGATCGTGACGCGAGTGATTTTATTTGCAGTTACCTCTAGTGGAGCGTTAGGAGCGATTTGAGAATCGGAGCCTGCTAAATTTTGTCCGGGGATTTCTGCCCGGGCGACAACTCGATCTTCGCGATCGTAAGCTGAGAGAACGGTACGCTGGGAACAAGTGACATAACACTTGAAATAACGAATTGGCGTTGAAAAACTTGCTTCAATCCAACCGCTTTTTGGAGCGCCCATTAAAACTATCGTTCCAGTATGGGGAGGATAAGCTTGGTTGGAAGGTTGAAGGGCGATCGCGTTACTGAAACTGATTCCCCAAGGTCTAAACTGATTGTCGATCGCTTCAAAGCATCTCAAGTCTTCCAAATTCAACTTGAGCTGACTGGGTTTGATCGTTGGTAGACTGGCTTCGTTTTCAGTTGTGTCTCGCCAAGGGTTGACCAATACTGCTTTTTCTTCATCCCAACTCGCTCGCTCGGATGAGGATTCACTGGCTGAAAAACTACTTCTAGTTACCATAACTTTGCCCTGGCATTACTCTTTAGTGTGGATGCTGTCAATCTTCTTCAGATTAACAGTTCCTCTTACCCGATTTTTTTGACATACTTTTTCACGATCGTGCAACTCTTGTTAATTATAATAGTCTCTGCTGATTAAGGTTAAGCTGTGATTATTTTAAGATTAGTCATTACAGTTGTTGCTGATAAATTATCTGCCCTGATTGCGATCGTTTTTATTTTTTACATAACTTCAGCTTAACTTTAACCGCGTTCAGTGTAATTATCGCTAATTTCACAGTTGACTACTAGGGGATTACTCTGAGGTTAAAATTGGTAGGTTGAAGCTTAATCATCTTCTAGCTGGTCTTTTGTAGCTTTTGTCGCTATTTGAGTCGAGGCAAAAATTCATCAAACCTTTAAATCAAGGGAAAATTTATTTATCAAATCTTTTTATTCAAAGTCATTAAGCTGCGGTATTAAAAATCAATCTCTAGTGAGAAGTTTTTTTCCCGCTTTCTAGAGATGATAGCTGAGGCGATCGCTGATGAAAAGTTCGTCGGTTTATTTTTTTTCAACAAAGGAAAAATTAAGAACTATGAAATTACCACTTGGTGTAGAAAGCCACTCTGTAATGACTTCTTTGGGAACGATGGTGTATTACACGCCAACTAAAATGCCTTGGCGAGATAGTGCGAATGTTGAGAGTGAAGCATACCCAGATTTATTGTTCCTGCACGGTTTTGGTGGCGGTTCTTCGGCTTATGAATGGTCAAAGGTTTATCCAGCTTTTGCGAGTGAGTATCGCGTTTTAGCACCCGATTTGATTGGTTGGGGGCGATCGGCGCATCCGGAGCGCAATTACCAAATTGATGATTATCTTACGACTATTTCGGAGTTTATGGAACAAACTTGTCGTACTCCTCTGCCTGTAGTAGCATCTTCGCTAACGGCAGCTTTTGCGATTAGGGTAGCTATTTCACGTCCCGATTTATTCAAGTGTTTGATTTTGACTACACCCGCAGGTTTGTCTGATTTCGGGGAAGATTACACCCGCAGCTTTTTTGCT encodes the following:
- the rpoD gene encoding RNA polymerase sigma factor RpoD — encoded protein: MTQANNVLATITDTQNELEILIDDDTDGLDREELLEASVAAEVASTNRKRKLANNRRREQNKKKPYTEDSIRVYLQEIGRIRLLRADEEIELARKIADLLELERIRERLFDRLDREPSDREWASEVEMDLNQFRRRLHIGRRAKDKMVQSNLRLVVSIAKKYMNRGLSFQDLIQEGSLGLIRAAEKFDHEKGYKFSTYATWWIRQAITRAIADQSRTIRLPVHLYETISRIKKTTKILSQEMGRKPTEEEIATRMEMTIEKLRFIAKSAQLPISLETPIGKEEDSRLGDFIEADGETPEDQVSKNLLREDLENVLDTLSPRERDVLRLRYGLDDGRMKTLEEIGQIFNVTRERIRQIEAKALRKLRHPNRNSILKEYIR
- a CDS encoding polysaccharide deacetylase family protein, whose amino-acid sequence is MNKSKIQFANLYPLLYRILKPTFPNCLWRGSPDVPEIALTFDDGPHPEYTPQLLQVLDKYQIKASFFWLGICVERYPAIANQVYDLGHWIGLHGYHHRSFPLLSAEELKQSLRQTQNAIAKATPLDPNQIRHVRPPNGFFTPQTLKLLHSWNYRPVMWSVVPEDWVSPGIPLVVKRVMRQVHSGALIVLHDGYYGGQDVAATTAELIPQLLQEGYRFVTLQKFCHQH
- a CDS encoding D-alanyl-lipoteichoic acid biosynthesis protein DltD, with the protein product MPQYRLFRQTASLKIGAAIATIILAVTAGLTQILAIAQKPEAKRSSSPTADASESIAPCSFGDNFEQARQKAFLAENLARSAQTAQDWNLVILRWIQAIEGMQAVSLSSPKRAFAEQKVSEYQHNLAIAQLKAARVRQQLPFESFNSQFFDEQLLLYLSYTAAMGAPDILIVGSSRAVQGVDPHQLEYDLATQGREGLKIFNFGINGATTQVVDAILRQIVPEDRQPKLIIWADGLRSFNSGRKDLTYQGLVASRGYQALSAGIRPQLAIEPDLTNPECDLIPFNSISRSSPNRSYSRQKSSQQLIFSPSLRETILSATFLPKPSKIALAAEIIGTNANGFLPIETRFDPATYYQENSRVPGNYDADYLNFNLNGEQTAALNRIVAHSKKHNIPLVFVNIPLSNEYLDEIRLAYEEEFSQWMQQQADTQGFTFIDLLSKWGDENSYFQDPSHLNRYGAIAVARELATHPEIQFPITNP
- a CDS encoding alpha/beta fold hydrolase; amino-acid sequence: MKLPLGVESHSVMTSLGTMVYYTPTKMPWRDSANVESEAYPDLLFLHGFGGGSSAYEWSKVYPAFASEYRVLAPDLIGWGRSAHPERNYQIDDYLTTISEFMEQTCRTPLPVVASSLTAAFAIRVAISRPDLFKCLILTTPAGLSDFGEDYTRSFFAQLVSTPFLDQVLYYTGVATAGGIRSFLENRQFARPERVYPEIVEAYLESATQPNAQYAALSFVRGDLCFDLANYVTQLTTPTAIIWGQKSQFTGPEIGKRLAALNPEAIKIFQQLDDVGLTPQLESPAVTIGLIRRYLNLLS